Part of the Streptomyces sp. NBC_01264 genome, CTGCGTCTGCAGGATGCTCTTGGCGCGGTCCACGAGCTTGCGGGTCTCCAGGCGGAGGGAAAGGTCGGCGACCTCCTTCTCCAGCGCACGGAGCTCGGCGAAGCGCGACACGGCCATCTCGATGGCGGGGACGACGTCGCTCTTGCTGAAGGGCTTCACGAGATAAGCCATGGCGCCGGCGTCCCGCGCCCGCTCCACGAGATCCCGCTGCGAGAACGCGGTGAGCATCAGCACGGGGGCGATGGACTCCTCCGCGATCTTCTCGGCGGCGGAGATGCCGTCCAGGACGGGCATCTTCACATCAAGAATGACCAGGTCGGGACGGTGCTCCCGGGCCAGCTCAACGGCGGTCTGCCCGTCTCCGGCCTCACCGACGACGGCGTAGCCTTCCTCTTCGAGCATTTCCTTGAGGTCGAGACGGATGAGCGCCTCGTCCTCGGCGATGACGACGCGCGTCGTCAGCGGCGGAACGTGCGACTGGTCGGCGTCGGGCGTGGGCGTCGACTCGTGCTCGGCGGTCACGGGGGGCTCCTTGGTGCAAGGCGATTCAGCTGCCCCGAGCCTACCTAGCTCCTGTATGTTTGTGACACGGAGGGTATTAG contains:
- a CDS encoding ANTAR domain-containing response regulator; protein product: MTAEHESTPTPDADQSHVPPLTTRVVIAEDEALIRLDLKEMLEEEGYAVVGEAGDGQTAVELAREHRPDLVILDVKMPVLDGISAAEKIAEESIAPVLMLTAFSQRDLVERARDAGAMAYLVKPFSKSDVVPAIEMAVSRFAELRALEKEVADLSLRLETRKLVDRAKSILQTQYGLSEPAAFRWIQKTSMDRRMSMQQVAEAVIEDAEEKKAAAGKGE